A single Vanacampus margaritifer isolate UIUO_Vmar chromosome 7, RoL_Vmar_1.0, whole genome shotgun sequence DNA region contains:
- the LOC144054961 gene encoding lipopolysaccharide-induced tumor necrosis factor-alpha factor homolog isoform X4: MIEPEQLPLQAGGLVYLSSESSARVRAGARSALGSERRSKRAAGIATKVYFDDGFKLVGRALIWQSSVMICMSHLASRSPAPDFLQAFFFFFVNTPMDPPTYEASTLPPSAVDVEAFDLYPPPPPYDASIPHSSNPPPYQENNPFPVLVPTTFSPSTSVNIHLTPLEAVLSQPVSEQTMTTSNLLGSPGNFECPHCRRAILTKTKQMPGRSAYTLCCVLAFSGLVCGFCLIPFMIPELWDVHHYCPHCGKHLHVHHKS; the protein is encoded by the exons CAGGTGGTCTGGTCTACCTCAGCAGCGAGTCCTCGGCACGGGTACGGGCCGGCGCTCGTTCTGCGCTTGGAAGTGAACGGAGGTCCAAGCGGGCTGCGGGGATCGCCACCAAG GTGTATTTTGATGATGGCTTTAAACTGGTTGGACGTGCTTTGATCTGGCAATCGTCAGTGATGATTTGCATGTCGCATCTCGCATCTCGCAGTCCAGCACCCGACTTTCTTCAAG cttttttttttttttttgtaaatacgcCGATGGACCCTCCGACATACGAGGCGTCCACGCTGCCGCCTTCCGCTGTAGACGTCGAAGCGTTTGACCTTTaccctcctccacctccttatGATGCTTCCATTCCCCACTCTTCGAACCCGCCTCCCTATCAAGAAAATA ATCCGTTTCCTGTCTTGGTGCCAACTACCTTCAGTCCCTCAACATCGGTCAACATCCATTTAACCCCGTTGG AGGCGGTGCTTTCCCAACCGGTGTCCGAACAAACGATGACGACGTCGAACCTGCTGGGCTCTCCAGGCAACTTTGAGTGTCCGCACTGCCGGCGCGCAATCTTAACCAAAACCAAGCAAATGCCCGGCAGGAGCGCCTACACGCTGTGCTGCGTGCTGGCGTTTTCGGG attggtTTGTGGCTTCTGCCTGATTCCTTTCATGATTCCGGAATTGTGGGATGTTCATCATTATTGTCCTCACTGCGGAAAACATTTACACGTACATCATAAATCGTGA
- the LOC144054961 gene encoding lipopolysaccharide-induced tumor necrosis factor-alpha factor homolog isoform X2 produces MIEPEQLPLQGGLVYLSSESSARVRAGARSALGSERRSKRAAGIATKAVKMTQVYFDDGFKLVGRALIWQSSVMICMSHLASRSPAPDFLQAFFFFFVNTPMDPPTYEASTLPPSAVDVEAFDLYPPPPPYDASIPHSSNPPPYQENNPFPVLVPTTFSPSTSVNIHLTPLEAVLSQPVSEQTMTTSNLLGSPGNFECPHCRRAILTKTKQMPGRSAYTLCCVLAFSGLVCGFCLIPFMIPELWDVHHYCPHCGKHLHVHHKS; encoded by the exons GTGGTCTGGTCTACCTCAGCAGCGAGTCCTCGGCACGGGTACGGGCCGGCGCTCGTTCTGCGCTTGGAAGTGAACGGAGGTCCAAGCGGGCTGCGGGGATCGCCACCAAG GCTGTAAAAATGACACAGGTGTATTTTGATGATGGCTTTAAACTGGTTGGACGTGCTTTGATCTGGCAATCGTCAGTGATGATTTGCATGTCGCATCTCGCATCTCGCAGTCCAGCACCCGACTTTCTTCAAG cttttttttttttttttgtaaatacgcCGATGGACCCTCCGACATACGAGGCGTCCACGCTGCCGCCTTCCGCTGTAGACGTCGAAGCGTTTGACCTTTaccctcctccacctccttatGATGCTTCCATTCCCCACTCTTCGAACCCGCCTCCCTATCAAGAAAATA ATCCGTTTCCTGTCTTGGTGCCAACTACCTTCAGTCCCTCAACATCGGTCAACATCCATTTAACCCCGTTGG AGGCGGTGCTTTCCCAACCGGTGTCCGAACAAACGATGACGACGTCGAACCTGCTGGGCTCTCCAGGCAACTTTGAGTGTCCGCACTGCCGGCGCGCAATCTTAACCAAAACCAAGCAAATGCCCGGCAGGAGCGCCTACACGCTGTGCTGCGTGCTGGCGTTTTCGGG attggtTTGTGGCTTCTGCCTGATTCCTTTCATGATTCCGGAATTGTGGGATGTTCATCATTATTGTCCTCACTGCGGAAAACATTTACACGTACATCATAAATCGTGA
- the LOC144054962 gene encoding synaptogyrin-3-like, translated as MEPAAAYGAAKAGKLVFDPLAFFTHPRTILRLLSWVFSMVVFSCIVNEGYINIGSERLLCVFNKNANACNFGVTVGVACFLASAFFLLLDAVFPSFSSLMDRRRAVLLDLVCSGVASFLWFVGFCFLANQWQATSPDELPLSQGADAARAAIAFCFFSIITWTVLTLSALRRFLSGSHANLFTWQHLDTAPAAGHARATPYPIANGATIVTTKPYQAPPFTETLDPQKLTQQQHRPVAPAF; from the exons ATGGAGCCAGCGGCCGCGTACGGAGCCGCCAAAGCCGGCAAGCTCGTCTTCGACCCGCTCGCCTTTTTCACGCATCCGCGGACCATCTTGAGGCTGCTGTCTTGG GTGTTCTCCATGGTGGTGTTCAGCTGCATCGTGAACGAGGGTTACATCAACATCGGCAGCGAGCGTCTGCTGTGCGTGTTCAACAAGAACGCCAACGCGTGCAACTTTGGCGTGACGGTGGGCGTGGCCTGCTTCCTGGCCAGCGCCTTCTTCCTGCTCCTCGACGCCGTCTTTCCGTCCTTCAGCAGTCTGATGGACAGACGGCGCGCCGTGCTGCTCGACCTCGTCtgctcag GCGTGGCCAGCTTCCTGTGGTTCGTGGGCTTCTGCTTCCTGGCCAATCAATGGCAGGCGACGTCACCGGACGAGCTGCCGTTGTCGCAGGGCGCCGACGCCGCACGAGCCGCCATCGCTTTCTGCTTCTTCTCCATCATCACATGG ACGGTGCTGACGCTGAGCGCCCTTCGTCGCTTCCTGTCGGGCTCGCACGCCAACCTGTTCACATGGCAGCACCTGGACACAGCCCCCGCCGCCGGCCACGCCCGGGCCACGCCCTACCCCATCGCCAACGGCGCCACCATCGTGACCACCAAGCCCTACCAAGCCCCGCCCTTCACCGAGACCCTGGACCCGCAGAAGCTCACGCAGCAGCAGCACAGACCCGTGGCGCCCGCCTTCTAA
- the LOC144054961 gene encoding lipopolysaccharide-induced tumor necrosis factor-alpha factor homolog isoform X3, with protein MTYLKSGGLVYLSSESSARVRAGARSALGSERRSKRAAGIATKAVKMTQVYFDDGFKLVGRALIWQSSVMICMSHLASRSPAPDFLQAFFFFFVNTPMDPPTYEASTLPPSAVDVEAFDLYPPPPPYDASIPHSSNPPPYQENNPFPVLVPTTFSPSTSVNIHLTPLEAVLSQPVSEQTMTTSNLLGSPGNFECPHCRRAILTKTKQMPGRSAYTLCCVLAFSGLVCGFCLIPFMIPELWDVHHYCPHCGKHLHVHHKS; from the exons ATGACGTATTTGAAAT CAGGTGGTCTGGTCTACCTCAGCAGCGAGTCCTCGGCACGGGTACGGGCCGGCGCTCGTTCTGCGCTTGGAAGTGAACGGAGGTCCAAGCGGGCTGCGGGGATCGCCACCAAG GCTGTAAAAATGACACAGGTGTATTTTGATGATGGCTTTAAACTGGTTGGACGTGCTTTGATCTGGCAATCGTCAGTGATGATTTGCATGTCGCATCTCGCATCTCGCAGTCCAGCACCCGACTTTCTTCAAG cttttttttttttttttgtaaatacgcCGATGGACCCTCCGACATACGAGGCGTCCACGCTGCCGCCTTCCGCTGTAGACGTCGAAGCGTTTGACCTTTaccctcctccacctccttatGATGCTTCCATTCCCCACTCTTCGAACCCGCCTCCCTATCAAGAAAATA ATCCGTTTCCTGTCTTGGTGCCAACTACCTTCAGTCCCTCAACATCGGTCAACATCCATTTAACCCCGTTGG AGGCGGTGCTTTCCCAACCGGTGTCCGAACAAACGATGACGACGTCGAACCTGCTGGGCTCTCCAGGCAACTTTGAGTGTCCGCACTGCCGGCGCGCAATCTTAACCAAAACCAAGCAAATGCCCGGCAGGAGCGCCTACACGCTGTGCTGCGTGCTGGCGTTTTCGGG attggtTTGTGGCTTCTGCCTGATTCCTTTCATGATTCCGGAATTGTGGGATGTTCATCATTATTGTCCTCACTGCGGAAAACATTTACACGTACATCATAAATCGTGA
- the LOC144054961 gene encoding lipopolysaccharide-induced tumor necrosis factor-alpha factor homolog isoform X1, with product MIEPEQLPLQAGGLVYLSSESSARVRAGARSALGSERRSKRAAGIATKAVKMTQVYFDDGFKLVGRALIWQSSVMICMSHLASRSPAPDFLQAFFFFFVNTPMDPPTYEASTLPPSAVDVEAFDLYPPPPPYDASIPHSSNPPPYQENNPFPVLVPTTFSPSTSVNIHLTPLEAVLSQPVSEQTMTTSNLLGSPGNFECPHCRRAILTKTKQMPGRSAYTLCCVLAFSGLVCGFCLIPFMIPELWDVHHYCPHCGKHLHVHHKS from the exons CAGGTGGTCTGGTCTACCTCAGCAGCGAGTCCTCGGCACGGGTACGGGCCGGCGCTCGTTCTGCGCTTGGAAGTGAACGGAGGTCCAAGCGGGCTGCGGGGATCGCCACCAAG GCTGTAAAAATGACACAGGTGTATTTTGATGATGGCTTTAAACTGGTTGGACGTGCTTTGATCTGGCAATCGTCAGTGATGATTTGCATGTCGCATCTCGCATCTCGCAGTCCAGCACCCGACTTTCTTCAAG cttttttttttttttttgtaaatacgcCGATGGACCCTCCGACATACGAGGCGTCCACGCTGCCGCCTTCCGCTGTAGACGTCGAAGCGTTTGACCTTTaccctcctccacctccttatGATGCTTCCATTCCCCACTCTTCGAACCCGCCTCCCTATCAAGAAAATA ATCCGTTTCCTGTCTTGGTGCCAACTACCTTCAGTCCCTCAACATCGGTCAACATCCATTTAACCCCGTTGG AGGCGGTGCTTTCCCAACCGGTGTCCGAACAAACGATGACGACGTCGAACCTGCTGGGCTCTCCAGGCAACTTTGAGTGTCCGCACTGCCGGCGCGCAATCTTAACCAAAACCAAGCAAATGCCCGGCAGGAGCGCCTACACGCTGTGCTGCGTGCTGGCGTTTTCGGG attggtTTGTGGCTTCTGCCTGATTCCTTTCATGATTCCGGAATTGTGGGATGTTCATCATTATTGTCCTCACTGCGGAAAACATTTACACGTACATCATAAATCGTGA
- the LOC144054961 gene encoding lipopolysaccharide-induced tumor necrosis factor-alpha factor homolog isoform X6, which produces MTYLKSGGLVYLSSESSARVRAGARSALGSERRSKRAAGIATKVYFDDGFKLVGRALIWQSSVMICMSHLASRSPAPDFLQAFFFFFVNTPMDPPTYEASTLPPSAVDVEAFDLYPPPPPYDASIPHSSNPPPYQENNPFPVLVPTTFSPSTSVNIHLTPLEAVLSQPVSEQTMTTSNLLGSPGNFECPHCRRAILTKTKQMPGRSAYTLCCVLAFSGLVCGFCLIPFMIPELWDVHHYCPHCGKHLHVHHKS; this is translated from the exons ATGACGTATTTGAAAT CAGGTGGTCTGGTCTACCTCAGCAGCGAGTCCTCGGCACGGGTACGGGCCGGCGCTCGTTCTGCGCTTGGAAGTGAACGGAGGTCCAAGCGGGCTGCGGGGATCGCCACCAAG GTGTATTTTGATGATGGCTTTAAACTGGTTGGACGTGCTTTGATCTGGCAATCGTCAGTGATGATTTGCATGTCGCATCTCGCATCTCGCAGTCCAGCACCCGACTTTCTTCAAG cttttttttttttttttgtaaatacgcCGATGGACCCTCCGACATACGAGGCGTCCACGCTGCCGCCTTCCGCTGTAGACGTCGAAGCGTTTGACCTTTaccctcctccacctccttatGATGCTTCCATTCCCCACTCTTCGAACCCGCCTCCCTATCAAGAAAATA ATCCGTTTCCTGTCTTGGTGCCAACTACCTTCAGTCCCTCAACATCGGTCAACATCCATTTAACCCCGTTGG AGGCGGTGCTTTCCCAACCGGTGTCCGAACAAACGATGACGACGTCGAACCTGCTGGGCTCTCCAGGCAACTTTGAGTGTCCGCACTGCCGGCGCGCAATCTTAACCAAAACCAAGCAAATGCCCGGCAGGAGCGCCTACACGCTGTGCTGCGTGCTGGCGTTTTCGGG attggtTTGTGGCTTCTGCCTGATTCCTTTCATGATTCCGGAATTGTGGGATGTTCATCATTATTGTCCTCACTGCGGAAAACATTTACACGTACATCATAAATCGTGA
- the LOC144054959 gene encoding protein disulfide-isomerase — protein MASVARPLLLLLSSLLAAAAFCLAASEQETKAIPEKDGILQLNEANFKRALTTYKQLLVHFYVPLSADGRRLSEVFQEAAGDLQDSDVKFATVDVTSDKELAKELNATGPPNIRLYLFGEKINFVSCPVPQSSASIVTWLKRRAGSVADLVADLSQLVSSEEEELRVVGFFQDLDSEYVRVFYLTAVSLPDVNFAVTQNDDVISKYDVTHDVVLLLKQSKLIQAYEMTPQTSKEDLITFVSVYQMDPVTEYTGKTATQILSSPVLSHALLFVNKSSADFHELYAAFNAAAEVFRMKIVFVLVDASEPRNGRLMEYFRVRDFEAPLVRLVNLTDHVTYQLPSAAPDADSIEAFCRDYLDGKAKPKMQSEPIPDGWDQRPVKELVGSTFEEVAFNPNRTVFVLFYVPYSPESRAVFPLWEELAEAFKARKDIVVARIDASANDINMSVQRAYPAFCLFPALYAERAVFYTGDRKLKALLAFVHLEMKKAAKDRMKEDDDRKKYVEAMKAEEEKNVKNTSKEEL, from the exons ATGGCGAGCGTGGCGAgaccgctgctgctgctgctgtcgtCGCTACTTGCGGCGGCGGCCTTCTGCCTCGCTGCTAGCGAGCAGGAGACGAAAGCCATCCCGGAGAAGGACGGGATTTTACAACTAAACGAGGCAAATTTCAAGCGAGCCCTGACGACCTACAAGCAGCTGCTGGTGCACTTCT ACGTTCCGCTGTCCGCAGACGGCCGCCGTTTGTCGGAAGTGTTTCAAGAAGCCGCCGGCGATCTTCAGGACTCAGACGTCAAGTTTGCGACGGTGGACGTGACCAGCGACAAAGAGCTCGCCAAAGAACTCAACGCAACGGGACCACCGAACATCAGGCTCTACCTTTTCGGAGAGAAAATCAACTTTGTGTCCTGTCCCG TTCCTCAGAGCTCCGCTTCCATCGTGACGTGGTTGAAAAGGAGGGCGGGGTCTGTTGCCGACCTCGTCGCCGATCTCAGCCAATTGGTGAgctcggaggaggaggagcttcgTGTGGTCGGATTCTTTCAG gATTTGGACAGCGAGTACGTTCGGGTGTTTTACTTGACGGCCGTCAGCCTCCCGGATGTCAACTTTGCTGTGACGcaaaatgatgatgtcatcagtaaATATGATGTCACACATGATGTTGTGCTCCTACTTAAACag TCGAAGCTGATTCAGGCCTACGAGATGACGCCGCAGACCTCCAAAGAAGACTTGATAACGTTTGTCAGCGTCTACCAAATGGATCCGGTCACAGAATACACCGGAAAG ACAGCCACTCAGATCCTGTCATCACCCGTTCTTAGCCACGCCCtcctttttgtcaacaaaagctCGGCCGATTTCCACGAGTTGTACGCCGCCTTCAACGCCGCCGCCGAGGTCTTCAGAATGaag ATTGTGTTCGTTCTGGTGGACGCGTCGGAGCCGCGTAACGGCCGGCTAATGGAGTACTTCCGCGTGCGGGACTTTGAGGCTCCTCTCGTGCGATTGGTCAACCTGACGGACCACGTGACCTACCAGCTGCCCTCGGCCGCGCCAGACGCCGACTCCATCGAGGCCTTCTGCCGGGACTACCTGGACGGCAAGGCCAAG cccAAGATGCAGAGCGAGCCGATCCCCGACGGATGGGACCAACGTCCGGTCAAGGAACTGGTCGGAAGCACTTTTGAGGAAGTTGCCTTCAACCCTAACAGGACTGTCTTTGTCTTATTCT ACGTGCCGTACAGTCCAGAGTCCCGCGCGGTGTTCCCCCTGTGGGAGGAGCTCGCCGAGGCCTTCAAGGCTCGCAAAGACATCGTGGTCGCTCGCATCGATGCCTCGGCTAACGACATCAACATGTCGGTGCAGCGCGCCTATCCCGCCTTCTGCCTCTTTCCCGCGCTGTACGCCGAGAGA GCGGTGTTTTACACTGGCGACAGGAAGCTGAAGGCCCTGCTTGCTTTTGTCCACCTGGAGATGAAGAAAGCCGCAAAAGACAGAATGAAG GAGGACGACGACAGGAAGAAGTACGTGGAGGCCATGAAAGCAGAAGAAGAGAAGAACGTGAAAAACACCAGCAAGGAGGAACTTTAA
- the LOC144054961 gene encoding lipopolysaccharide-induced tumor necrosis factor-alpha factor homolog isoform X5, whose product MTYLKCGLVYLSSESSARVRAGARSALGSERRSKRAAGIATKAVKMTQVYFDDGFKLVGRALIWQSSVMICMSHLASRSPAPDFLQAFFFFFVNTPMDPPTYEASTLPPSAVDVEAFDLYPPPPPYDASIPHSSNPPPYQENNPFPVLVPTTFSPSTSVNIHLTPLEAVLSQPVSEQTMTTSNLLGSPGNFECPHCRRAILTKTKQMPGRSAYTLCCVLAFSGLVCGFCLIPFMIPELWDVHHYCPHCGKHLHVHHKS is encoded by the exons ATGACGTATTTGAAAT GTGGTCTGGTCTACCTCAGCAGCGAGTCCTCGGCACGGGTACGGGCCGGCGCTCGTTCTGCGCTTGGAAGTGAACGGAGGTCCAAGCGGGCTGCGGGGATCGCCACCAAG GCTGTAAAAATGACACAGGTGTATTTTGATGATGGCTTTAAACTGGTTGGACGTGCTTTGATCTGGCAATCGTCAGTGATGATTTGCATGTCGCATCTCGCATCTCGCAGTCCAGCACCCGACTTTCTTCAAG cttttttttttttttttgtaaatacgcCGATGGACCCTCCGACATACGAGGCGTCCACGCTGCCGCCTTCCGCTGTAGACGTCGAAGCGTTTGACCTTTaccctcctccacctccttatGATGCTTCCATTCCCCACTCTTCGAACCCGCCTCCCTATCAAGAAAATA ATCCGTTTCCTGTCTTGGTGCCAACTACCTTCAGTCCCTCAACATCGGTCAACATCCATTTAACCCCGTTGG AGGCGGTGCTTTCCCAACCGGTGTCCGAACAAACGATGACGACGTCGAACCTGCTGGGCTCTCCAGGCAACTTTGAGTGTCCGCACTGCCGGCGCGCAATCTTAACCAAAACCAAGCAAATGCCCGGCAGGAGCGCCTACACGCTGTGCTGCGTGCTGGCGTTTTCGGG attggtTTGTGGCTTCTGCCTGATTCCTTTCATGATTCCGGAATTGTGGGATGTTCATCATTATTGTCCTCACTGCGGAAAACATTTACACGTACATCATAAATCGTGA